The Opitutaceae bacterium genome contains a region encoding:
- a CDS encoding RNA-binding protein, with protein sequence MNSKLYVGNLSFQTTEADIRDAFGQFGTISDVYVASDRMTGRPRGFAFVTFSTAEESKAAADKMNGTELGGRELTVNEAQPKEDRGGRSFSSPDRRAGAFQARGNRRY encoded by the coding sequence TCCAAACTCTATGTTGGGAACCTTTCCTTCCAGACGACTGAAGCCGACATCCGTGACGCTTTCGGCCAATTTGGTACGATCAGCGATGTCTATGTCGCAAGCGACCGTATGACCGGTCGTCCCCGTGGTTTCGCCTTTGTGACCTTCAGCACCGCTGAAGAAAGCAAGGCAGCCGCTGACAAGATGAACGGCACCGAACTCGGTGGCCGCGAACTCACTGTTAACGAAGCCCAGCCCAAGGAAGACCGCGGTGGTCGCTCCTTTAGCAGCCCCGACCGTCGTGCCGGTGCCTTTCAAGCCCGCGGCAATCGCCGCTACTAA